A section of the Styela clava chromosome 9, kaStyClav1.hap1.2, whole genome shotgun sequence genome encodes:
- the LOC144427404 gene encoding uncharacterized protein LOC144427404 produces MVREVKRILRALLNGQSLNDYSLWSLLTGVEGILNDRPLTPLSDDPKDLNALSPNSILINRLEPSLPPDVFFRTDEYRRGYRHVQRLLDLFWQRWTKEYLPQLQCRQKWLNVQRNFQIGDLVLMYDDNSPRGCWPKAIVEETYPDDQEVVRRVKVRTSNSTYVRDIRKLCLLEAV; encoded by the coding sequence ATGGTACGAGAGGTGAAAAGAATTCTTCGAGCTCTATTGAATGGCCAGTCTCTCAATGATTACTCATTATGGTCTCTTCTTACAGGAGTGGAGGGAATTCTCAATGATAGACCACTCACACCACTGAGTGATGATCCGAAAGACTTGAATGCCCTCTCTCCcaactcaattttgataaacAGATTAGAACCATCTTTACCACCTGATGTGTTTTTTCGAACGGATGAATATAGAAGAGGATACAGGCATGTTCAACGATTACTCGATTTATTTTGGCAGCGTTGGACAAAAgaatatcttccccaattacagtgccgacAGAAGTGGCTCAATGTTCAACGCAACTTTCAAATTGGAGATCTTGTGCTGATGTACGATGACAATTCACCAAGAGGATGTTGGCCCAAGGCAATTGTAGAAGAAACATATCCTGATGATCAAGAAGTTGTCAGACGAGTGAAGGTGCGCACATCCAATTCAACATATGTGCGTGACATAAGGAAGCTTTGTCTACTAGAAGCTGTTTGA